AGGCACTTATGTCCCTGGGGTGCAAAAATATATTCCTGACACTGATTTTACAAGTACTAACACAGACTTGAGATATGACTATGGAAAGTTTTATGCTTCAAAGACATTCTTTGATAGTATCAAGAACAGGAGGATATTATGGGGCTGGGTAAACGAATCGGACAGCAGTGAAGATGATGTTAGAAAAGGATGGTCTGGACTTCAGGTGATTGTAATTTAATTGGAAATATTAAATATCATTTCTTGTTTTTATAGTTCAACATTGTCCAATTATACTGATGAACCCAAATGATCTCTGGAATCTGCATTGCAGTCATTTCCTAGGCAAATATGGCTTGATAGAAGTGGAAGCCAATTAGTGCAGTGGCCAGTGGAAGAAATCAATAAACTACATGACAAGCAAGTTAGCATCCAGAATAAGAAACTTGATGGTGGATCAGTGCTTGAAATTCCAGGCATAACTGCTTCACAGGTGAATTATTGAATTCAGTTTGAGAAATAGAAGTTCCATAATCTTCATTCTCAGTGCTTTATTCTTCATTGCCTTTGGTTTCTGCTATGAATTGGGATTTTAACTGCTTGCATTTTTACTTCCTTGCACATATCCTTAAAGGCAGATGCAGAGATTGTGTTTGAATTGCCAGAATTAGAAGAGGCTGAGTTATTGAAATCTACCCCGGTCGATCCCCAACAaatgtgtactgatgcaaatgCATCAGTCAGAGGTAGACTGGGGCCATTTGGTCTGTTAGCTTTAGCAACAGAGGACTTGACAGAGCAAACTGCAATATTCTTTAGAATTTTTCGACACGAAAATACATATATAGTACTCATGTGCAGTGATCAAAGCAGGTTTGCattaatctcttttattaaCCCCAAATGTCGCGTAAATTGAACTTTAACTAATGAGAACTTGAACTGTTCAAACAGGTCTTCTATAAAAGAAAATGTGGATAAAACCACATATGGAGCTTTTGTGAATATAGATCCCCAAAATGAAAAGATTTCATTGAGAAGCTTGGTGAGTTAAGTGTTTTCAATCCAATTTTCATTTACATTTTCATTTGATATGGTTGTTTAACTATTGCAGATTGATCACTCAATCATTGAGAGCTTTGGTGGGGAAGGAAGAACTTGTATTACCAGTAGAGTTTATCCTCAGTTAGCTGTTCATAAAGAAGCTCACCTCTATGTGTTTAACAATGGAACTCAGAGCATAACCATCTCAAGATTGAAAGCTTGGGGAATGAGCAAAGCCCAGTTCAATTACGAAGAAAGTTGCTTAAATAATGAGGCTCACAATGGAGAAGGATTGAGCTGTTTTGTGGGTATGTTTGAGAAATGATGTGGTCATTTGTGCTGATCCACTGTCACCATCCAGTTTATTTACATACTTAGctaataatttattgaataataGAATATGAAACCTTTCATGTACTTACCACTAGATTAAGTATTTGAATGTGTTCAAATTACtttatatgttaaaattttaaattttagataatataattaaatcatgaaaagatagtaaattataatttaattgatgcttattaaaaatatataaatttaattgattaaaaatattaaattaaacttttttaacCGTTGAAGAAAAGTATAAGAGTCTATCTCCATCCTGATTTTGATGCCATTTCTTATTTTAGGGGCTATCTACATTCACTTTAGTCCATCATGGAGAAAGAGCATCCCAAGAGTACTTTTGTGGTTGAATTTATTCCTGATTGGATAAGGAATTATTGGGTGCACTTGAGCGTTTATGCACCATCTTTCgtaggggtgtaaacgaaccAAACTGTTCGTAAGCTATTCGAGGATCAGatcgataaaagctcgatcgGGCTTGGTTCATTTTCTAAATGAGTTGAGTTTGAGCCCACTTTTTATCctcgtttaataaacgagccGAATTTTAACTTAGCAGTATTTGATTTGTTTAGCCTCGCGAGCTGACTTGTGAACAAGTTCGTGAACAAGCTCATGAGTAGATTCGCAAATAAACTAACACTAATCCAATATCGAAAGTTGAAGAGATACGGAGAATCGTAATTTCTCTATAAAAGACAACCCTTCtacattttttttcattagttttgagTTCGAGAGATTtcaattagataaaaaaaatttaatttaaaagactcttaataatcttataatttaaatttgtttataatttaaataaatttgaattatattgaacttgtttataatataatcgagcTCAAATTTAAATCTAAATGAGTTCAAGTTCGAGTTTTTTGAATAGAGTTTGAGTTGACTCGTTAATGTGATAAACGAGTTTATTAAGAATCGAGCTCGAACCGAGctcgagtttaatatttattttatgaatcgagttcaaacttataaataaaattcgaATCGAGCTCGATCTCGAACTCGAACtcgaacttttaaatttattttctaatcgagTCTGAGCTTATTAAAGCTCGGATCGATTTGGTTCGATTATAGCCCTACTCTttcataaaacaaaaaaaaaaattgtttttttggCAGCCCTACTCCATACATTTTAGGGTGATCAGTATTCgattaaactgaaaaaatcaatcgaattaaattaattcaaaaattcgattcgattttaattttaaaaattttaattattttagtttggttcgattttaatcagaaaaaattgaaaaagtcaAATTGAactaattagtgataataatatattatttttaataatatagaaatattaaattatattaaaattaaaaatattctaattaaattttaaaatattaataaaatgtaaaaagtaaaaaaaattattataaattcaaactaattaaatcaaatcgaatcgaattaaattaaatcaatttgattcaatttaatttttaattaaaatcgatttgatttaatttttataaatattaaaattttaaattttaaattacttaatttgattaaattttaaatcaaactaattgattatatatttttatttacgtTGATAGAGCTCTGCGCCGTCTAGCTTGGTTGACTAACGAGACGGTGTTCGATGCAAGAGTTCTGGGTTCGAGCCACACACTCGTTCCCCTTTGGTTACTCTACTAAAAAGGATTTAAATGCTATAAATGCatggtaatatatatatatatatatacctagATGGAGAATGTTTTTGAAAATGAAGGTAGTTGAATgctttgatttaaataatatttatttttcttttaatacatATATCCACTTATCCattcaaaatgtttttcatatttttctgaAGTTAAATGAACTCaagaaaattattaaactaaaagattttcttgataaaatataattaaatctttttcttttaaaaaataattttataattaaataataaaaaataattttttaaaaaagaaaataatttttacaggGAACAGAAGCAGCCTGGAAAATAGAAAGCTAAGATACCTTCATCaacattttcaataataattataattattattatataggtCATTTAATCATTGTTTAATAGTATGACCTTCAGCATTTGATTACTTACCGGCCACGGTTTTGAAACTAACAAACCTGGCTTAGAACTCAACCCCACCTTTGACTCAACGACCCAAAACCAAGAGAGCTAAACAGTAactttcattaaaataaacaaactaAACAGAAAGTTTCTTAaaaattctctttttctttttacgtTCTTTCAATtatcaagaaaataaattatagaaaaCTAGAAATAAAGTCAGCCATTGGATTTGTATCAATCATAGAAACatcgtatttttttattaaatattatctaAAAGAAAAGATATTGTAATATATTATAGTAGATTTTATTATGAAGGTTTGGATTGGATAGATAGATTAACAACTAAGGGAAACCAACGGAGTAGCGTAAAAGTTCGTTAATTTTCTCAATGCTCACAAGGAAACTGGACACAACTGGACACACAACACAAATCAATCAGAGaaagttttgatttttatttactcAGACACAATCAGAAACCCTCTAATCCAATCTAATCCAATCCAATCCTTACATCAAGGTCATAGAACATCAATGTTGCTCCCAAATATTGATGGGTTTCTTCTCTTCGTAGCAGCCACACTGCAAATGATGAGAGTGCTTTAGGATATAAATATAAAGGATTTCTCTTTGTggatttttgttttttcttgttTTAGGAGTCTGGAAATGAGCAGAGATGATGATGACCCAGGAGAACAGAGCCAGTCAAAGCCACCTACAGCTACAGCACGATCTCGGCCTTACATATGGCTGACCAACTTCCAAAGAGATCTGATGGCGGGTGCGGTCATGGGAGGAGTGGTTCACACGATCGTCGCCCCAATCGAGAGAACCAAGCTCTTGCTGCAAACCCAGGAGAGTAACCTCGCATTTGTGGGCCGTGGGGGCAGGAAATTTAAGGGCATGATTGATTGCCTCGTCCGTACCGTTAGGGAAGAAGGGGTTCTTTCTCTATGGAGAGGCAATGGCAGTAGTGTCCTCCGTTACTATCCTTCTGTCGCTCTCAATTTCTCGCTCAAGGTAAATCTCTTAGTTTAGTTTTGTTTTTTATGCATGTAAGTTGATTGATAAAATGTCAATGCGAAAGGAATATGTGATTGTCAAATTCTTCGGTCTCCAATTTGGATATAGATATAGGAATATTGCATAATAATTTGCAAATCTTAGTTCTTCATTTTtggtatatattttttatgcaaCAAATTGCAAGTCTtagttctttatttttggtagatatttattattcattagGAAGCAGGTTTGTTTGTGAAAGCTATGAAGAGAGCAAGGAAGTTTTCATGGAGATGTTCAAATATTTAATCATATAATATaccaaattgaaagaaaaaaagttacttttgaaatttcattgaaaaatatatttcctGGATAATTGTTTGAAGAAAAGTGCATCAATCTGTTCATATGGAGTAAAAGGACTATTTCGGAGTATCCTATaacaatttggagaaattttaacaatttaatgCAAAATATGGTCTGAGAGAGGGTAAAATTGTTTCAAGAGGAGCTCTGCTGCTTAAATGGTAGTAGAATTAAGGGTTCTGTGAATGATCACACAAAAATATGGTTACAAAACTTGGTAACTATATGAGCAGTTGAGGTTGGAGAAAGTTCTCAGAGATTTGATTGAGGAAGAGTCTACAGACAATGAAAAGCTTTGATTGAGGAAGAGTCTACAGACAATGAAAAGCTAAATAGAATAAAATGCTTACTTTCTGATTCTGatacaaattaataaataaacattttataaaaagtctTTCAATTTGTGAGTTGTTAGTCCTTATCAAATTTTTAGTTGTAGCGAAAGCTATGGTAAATTCTGATCCAGCGTGATGGCTTTCTGAGCATATCACCATTTGTGTTTTAGCTAGGAATGAAGTCTGAGAACAATCCAGTGAGGTAGAGATAGTGAACTTAATTACTTATTGTGCAATCGGTCCAGTCAAGGAAaaagaagattttttttttattttttatttaatttttcattgtaAACTTATGAAGTTTAGGTTTCTATTTTTTAGAAAGTTTTAAGAATTCTGTTACTCTCTCTGTCTCGTAATTTTTATCCACTTTATTTTTCTACATATAGTAAGAAAgacagtttttttttattaatttttcaattataccatcctaaagatattaaattttattaaatataagagATGTTTTGGGAGGTTTCTtcggataaaataaaattaaatagggttacaataatcaatttatatattactataatgTAAAAAAGGTAAGtaaacaataattaattttggGACAACCAGAAAATGAAAATAGACAAAAATTATGGGGCGGAGGGAATATTATTTACtaactaataatttattttatttaggaaGTTGGTTTGATATTCCTAACTACTACTGATTACTATTTCTTATTCAGGATTCCGAATCCTATCACTAGTAGGATTAACAATTAGATCTATGTTCTCTTGGTATTTTGGTAGATCTTTTCTgtgatttattttttgattatttatttaagaatttatttctctttccctTCGTTGTATTGCTTCTACATcagtattatttattaaataaagataaaataattaccTAGGAATATGCATCACTTTTTATGAAGGAAGGGGACGAAAGGAGATCCAATGATATATAATTAAACTAATGGATTTTATTCTCTGATATTGAATGTCCTAAAGAATCTATAAAACCTTCCGCCTATTTCAAGTTGGTTGTTTACTTTGTATTTCAACAAGTTAAACTTTAAATGCTCAGTGATGTTTTTGTCAAGTCAGGGACACGAGATTGTGCAAAAACTATCGTAGGCTATTTCAGTTGGTCGCTATATTTGACTAGGGACCAGTTTGGTCTGATTGCTTTAAGCTTAAATTTTGAGGAGATGGAATTTGTCTTGTAAcactatgatgatgatgatgatgatattcTCACTAAAGAATATAATGTTTTTTGCACCCACATATGCCTTAAGGGAAGCTGACACCATTATTGGAGCTGAAGCTTATGATCTTCCACAAACAGTGTTATATGAAAGTGATGCACTCACCAATCCTAGGTCACAATAAAGTAGCGTGGGAATTAATAGCTCTTGAAAGTGCTCCTAAAGCTTATTACTAAACCAACCCATTGTTGGTGTCTTGCAGGAGTGGGTTAGtagatggcattagcaaatctaaGAAATCTGATTAAAGATAATGGCAAAAATGTGATACTACAAGTACGGCCTGTAAACTACTTAAAGCTCTGTTGATTAAAAAATTCGAACTAAACCAGTAACATCTCTATTTTTCTGGTTTATGTTATGCGGTGGTCTTATGTACTACTTTTGCTGCAGGATCTCTATAGAAACATACTAAGGAATGGCAATCATCAAGATGGTCACTTTCTGTCTGGTGCGTCTGCCAATTTCATTGCGGGGGCTGCCGCTGGTTGCACAACATTAATCTTAATCTACCCTCTTGATATTGCACACACCCGCCTTGCTGCTGACATTGGAAGAACTGATGTTCGACAATTCCGAGGAATCTACCATTTCCTAACTACCATATGTAAGAAAGATGGCATTACAGGAATTTATAGAGGGCTTCCTGCCTCTTTGCAAGGGATGGTAGTTCACCGGGGACTATATTTTGGGGGCTTTGATACAATGAAGGAGATTTTGTCTGAAGATCCTAAACCTGAGTTGGCATTATGGAAGCGTTGGGTGGTGGCGCAAGCGGTCACAACATCTGCTGGGCTGTTTTCATATCCATTGGACACAGTTAGAAGGCGGATGATGATGCAATCTGGTCTGGAACAACCGATGTATCGCGGCACACTTGACTGCTGGAGGAAAATTTACAGGACAGAGGGGGTGGCCTCGTTTTATCGTGGGGCACTGTCAAATATGTTTAGGAGTACTGGTGCTGCCGCAATATTGGTTTTGTATGATGAGGTGAAGAAGTTCATGAAATGGGGTGGGCTGTAGGAGAGGTATTTTTGTTAGTTGTTCATCTGAAAACAAGAAGAATAGAGTACAATGATGATTACAGAAGGAAAATCTTGTAAAGGGGAAATGAGTTCTACAAAACTAACGTATGTCACAAGTATTAGATGACATTTGCTCACCATGTCAACTTTTGATGCTCTGGAAATTTAccctttgatttttctttttttttttttgctaacaAATAATGAATAGAATGTGGTTGATACGAGATTTTCATAAAGTGTATTGATCATAAGTTTTTACTTTTAATCGAAGATATGTTACATTGAACATGCCATTGAATATGCAAAGAGATTATTACAAAACAATACTCTTCGTTATCAAACAAAGAATGACTTCTTCAGAACCCTTGAGCTCGGCCAAAATGATGGCTTCTCTGCGGGCTAGGGGCTCTGGTTGCTGGAAACGAAGACATTGCCAGGCAAGAGGTTGGCTTCTTGAGACTGGCGATCGCAGTATCAGCACCAAAGTTTCTGTTCTTGTTTACAGCTCCATCAAAATCAATCTTGACTGCCTCATTTGGAGGAGAAGACCAGTTTAGGCGTCCGTCAGACAATTGGTTATAGATTCTAGGGTGACAGCAGGGGGCTCCCAGAATCTGTTCTTTGGAAGAGCCAATTATAATACATGAATAACAAGTGTACATGCGcctatatatagagagagtagaaaatatgtattaaataaaaatatacaaaatattaaactataaaaaaattttaaatgattaaaaaaattataagaaaatctCTATGATAAATGTGaatatcaaattattatatttaatcctTATGAAATtcgaaaaatatattaaaaatcaaagtaCTAACTATCAAATTAGTggtataaaactaaaattaattattaataataatcaataaaaatatttaaaaaaactaatcaataaaaaatgagAGATGAGCGTTACTCttgagataatattttttttttttaaagaaagttCAAATTAAGTGGGAAGGCCTCTCcctcaataaagaaagaaataaagaaagaaaaggcaAAAGCAATGTGACTCACCATTCAAGGAGAAGAATATAAAGAAGTGAAGCTTTTAGGCTTTAAGTGGAGTTTTGGACAAAGTACTAACCTTAATACTATACCATTGTGGGTTGCCTTTGGATTTGCCTGATTCTCCCCACTTTTCccctcatttaaaaaatatatatatatcttaataaaatttaattactaaTTTCATTTATCAATACTTTATTCATCTCCTAAATTTGTTTGCAtctcaaattataaattacttttcttttcaaaataataatttaattgttaacaagtttttgttttatatattttagaagtaagataataaaaaaaagtttaaaaaaaataattttttatcactaaattatgtcaaaattaatatatatatatatatatatatatatttatttatttatttattaatttttatcgaATCTAATAGAAATCTAACTGGTACTGGCTAATAGATAAGGGATTCCGCGATTATAGGTATAACGGGTATCTTCTAGATTATATCCGCTAACGATAACTTTCCATGAACGCTCAACCTGTTCAAGAGGGAGCAAGTTTTGGTGAAGCACCAATTGTTATAGTATCCTAATCTTTCTTCCTACAAGTGAGACTTCTGCGACCCGCGTTTTAACTTATTAGACTCTTGCTATGTGGTCATGTCCTATAGTGACAACCATGGCTTACTTTGGGCGATTATTATGTCGTATTAGAGGTCTCCCACTGGTTTTTGACTCTTCATATTCGAAGTTTATAGTTGTTTTCATGATCTTGGGCATGTGGCATGTCCGAATTGATTCTTTATACTCATATCTCTTCGCCTGTTTCTAGACATAAATGATGATTGCCTTACTTCTCGAGCCACATTTAAAACTGCCATCAAAATCTCAGTATAaaatttcttcttctcctttaatTATCATTTTTGCTCATAATTGATCTCTGCCTTTTGAAAAAGAACTCGACCTCCCAGCCTTCTATTACCATATTTGCTTAAGGTACTTCCTCATTTCTTTTTGATGTTTCTTGAGATGAATATCTCCTTTTCGTCGTCTTCTTCTGGTGAAAGCTCCACCTTTACTTCCTCGTTTCTTTTTTATGTTTCTGGAGATGAATATCTCCTTTTCGTCGTCTTATTCTGGTGAAAGCTCCACCTTAGGCTCTTCTTCCAGTGGCCCCATCTGTGCTCCAGCTCCTATCATCCCGGTGGTTCACGACAACGATAACCTTTTGGTGAATGACATCTCGTCTATGCTAACAGAAAAGGACGTAGATTGTCTGTACAACCACTACCAGATATCTCGAGAATTTTTTCGGGTTCATGCTCCAAACCCGCGTGTTCGTGTGGATGACTAAATCCCTGCGAAGGACACAATTATCATTTATGAAGAGCAATTGAAGGCGGGTCTTTGATTTTCTACGGACCCATTCTCTATTGAAGTCCTCCATTTCTACAAGCTTACAGTTGCCCAATTGCATCTCAACAGTTGGCAGACTCTGGTGACTTTTCACTTCCTATGTTTCAACAATAATATCGAGCTGAGTGTTGCGCTCTTTTTCCAACTGTACCAGCTGGGTACCTGGAAGAACGAAGAGTCCTATGTTTCAACAATAATATCGAGCTGAGTGTTGCACTCTTTTTCCAACTGTACCAGCTGGGTACCTGGAAGAACGAAGAGTTCTGGTTTTTCAGTGAGAAAAAGCGCTAGACTCTCTTTGACTGGACACCCTCCTTTCTTAAGTGCTGGAAGAATAAGCTTTTTTTTATCTTGCGTCACAGGGTATCCAGGGATTTTGGGCGGCTCCAGACTGATTGGAATATACATGTGGAGCTTAAGAAGGATGGGGTCCAGCCACGGCGGGACGAGGAAGAGGCTTTAGACTTCCTCTAGAGGATGGCCTCGACCTAGAGGGTGGTCATCAATGTGGCAATGAGGAATGTCGTTCTGTCCTAGCGAAGTCATTTTCAGGCAGAAAAGGCTCGGTCTCCTCACTCGCCCAATCTTCAAAACCATCGAGAAAGCGCTTCCCATTCTACAAAGTGgggtatttttctttccaattttcttttttgttttaaatttgcCTTACTCACTTTTTGCTCTGTGCAGGTATGGCTGGTAAAGGGAAGAACAAGCTCGCCAAGGTGACACGACCTACTCGTAAGGGCAAAGCTACTGCTAGTACACCCTGCCCACCTCTTAAGCGGGCTCGCCGAG
The genomic region above belongs to Manihot esculenta cultivar AM560-2 chromosome 3, M.esculenta_v8, whole genome shotgun sequence and contains:
- the LOC110610394 gene encoding probable ADP,ATP carrier protein At5g56450, coding for MSRDDDDPGEQSQSKPPTATARSRPYIWLTNFQRDLMAGAVMGGVVHTIVAPIERTKLLLQTQESNLAFVGRGGRKFKGMIDCLVRTVREEGVLSLWRGNGSSVLRYYPSVALNFSLKDLYRNILRNGNHQDGHFLSGASANFIAGAAAGCTTLILIYPLDIAHTRLAADIGRTDVRQFRGIYHFLTTICKKDGITGIYRGLPASLQGMVVHRGLYFGGFDTMKEILSEDPKPELALWKRWVVAQAVTTSAGLFSYPLDTVRRRMMMQSGLEQPMYRGTLDCWRKIYRTEGVASFYRGALSNMFRSTGAAAILVLYDEVKKFMKWGGL
- the LOC110612297 gene encoding beta-fructofuranosidase, insoluble isoenzyme CWINV6, giving the protein MEAIFLVGLLCVLFNNGIEVDASHSEFQNFQSHNLTVPETQPYRTSYHFQPPKNWLNDPNGPMLYKGFYHLFYQYNPNGALFDAGMVWAHSVSHDLINWIHLNHALYPTEPFDIKSCWSGSVTILPGNKPAILYTGINANDTQVQNLAMPKNLSDPLLKEWIKFSQNPVITPPTGVAKDDFRDPTTAWVDAEGKWNVIVGSLINDRGMAILYQSEDFVNWRMYKDPLHSKEKTGMWECPDFFPVSINSTNGVDTSVMNPSVKHVMKASFNSHDYYIIGTYVPGVQKYIPDTDFTSTNTDLRYDYGKFYASKTFFDSIKNRRILWGWVNESDSSEDDVRKGWSGLQSFPRQIWLDRSGSQLVQWPVEEINKLHDKQVSIQNKKLDGGSVLEIPGITASQADAEIVFELPELEEAELLKSTPVDPQQMCTDANASVRGRLGPFGLLALATEDLTEQTAIFFRIFRHENTYIVLMCSDQSRSSIKENVDKTTYGAFVNIDPQNEKISLRSLIDHSIIESFGGEGRTCITSRVYPQLAVHKEAHLYVFNNGTQSITISRLKAWGMSKAQFNYEESCLNNEAHNGEGLSCFVGMFEK